Genomic segment of Nostoc commune NIES-4072:
GGAATTGGAGAGGAGCAAGAAAACCAACTGCAAGAGATATTACCCGACGAAAGAATCTCCGCACAAGAGTATGTTGCTCTAGAATGTCTCCGATCAGATTTACAGGATTTATTAGCTACCTTGAAACCAAATCAACGCCAAGTCTTAATGTTACAGTTTGGGTTGTCGGGCGAGGACAAGTTGACAGCAAAACAGGTTGCACAAAAACTTAATCTCAGCCATTCCAAGGTACGCTCTGCTCATGGACAAGGTATCAAAGCTTTACGACGTGAGCAAGACAAAATTAAAGATTATTTGGCTAGTTAAAACTGTTTATGGCAAAGGAGAAGGAATCACTTTTGTTGAAAGTACTTCTGGCGTATTCAGTCTAATCGCCGTTTGCTCACATTTGGGACATCTGAGTCTTAGACAGAATAAGATGCAGTAACTTCTAGTCCAGTTTTAATCATCCTCGTTAATTAAAATCTCTATTTGAGCAAACAATAATTCAAGCTTCTTGCGCTTTTTGGGATTATCCCATAGCTTTGATTTTTTCATTTTCTTATAGGTAGAATCTATTTGCTTCTCTAATTCCTTCTCTTCTGTTGACGACTTACGGGTTTTCAACCGTTCTCGAATTTCATTTAATGATAAATTTTGTAATATCGCCTCTTCCAATAAAGCAATACGTTCTGTCTTTTCTTTCAACTTAGCGATTACTTTAGCTTTTGTGTATTCAATTTTTCCTTGGCGTAGAACTTCTAAAATTTCATCAGGCAACCGCAAGAGAGGAAGTCTGTTAGCAGTGAACGACTCCCATTCCATAAGCCCCAAGCCTGTAAAAATCATTTTTACATCCTCTGCATGAGAATTACTGATAACGTTATCAGTAACTTTTCCCGCCAAAATATTTTGCATTTTATAAAGTAAAGATATAACTTCTGGCACTTTCTTATCTAGTTGAAGTGCTATAAGTTCTAAAATACCTTCTGTTTCTTCAATAGGATTGAGATCGTCTCGCTGTAAATTTTCTACCAATGACAGTTGCAGGGCTTCCTGATCATTTAACGAACGTGCAATTACAGGTACTTCAGTTAATCCTGCTAAACTAGCTGCTCTGTAACGCCTCTCTCCGGCTACCAACTCATATTTATCATCAGATAAGTAACGGACTAACAATGGTTCTAAGATGCCATGTTCTTTAACCGACTGTACTAACTGCTCTAGCTTTTTTGGATCAAAATAACGGCGAGGCTGCTGAACAGAGAGTTGAATTTTTTCGATAGTGACAAACTGTCCACAGGGAAGAGTGTCTACAGACTCGCCAATCAAAGCTTCTAATCCCTTAAGACGGCGACCATAAGGCTTATCACGCTTTATACTCATAATAATTTCTCCAGCCCTTTAACAATTTTTTTTAGGATTGATAAAGCTGGATGCTTAGGATTAAAGATTGCCAGAGGAACATTTTCTTCAGCAGCATCAGCAAAAGCAGTAGATCGAGGAATTGGGTCATAGACTATCCCAACCTGTGACAGTTGTTCTTGAATAGCTAATAGTGTTCGTTCATCTTGGCTATTACGTGAATCAAACATCGTTGGGATAAACCCAGCAATTTTTAACTTTCGATTTGGAAGAGACTTAACGCGTGTTACTGTATTTAAGAGTAATTCTGTCCCCAAGAATGCCTTGTATTGCGTCTGGATCGGCACTAAAACGTGAGTTGATGCCACTAAACTGATATAAGTAAGAATGCCTAAACTAGGGGGGCAGTCAATCAAAATAAAATCATACTGTTCGCTTACAGGTTCCAAAGCATATTTAAGACGTAAATCACGCATATCTGCTACTACTAACTCTAATTCAGCTGAAGTCAGATCCTGAGATGACGGAACAAAATCCATCCCATGAATTTCTTTAAGAATTGGTAGTGCTTCCTGATCAATCACTGCATTATAAATGGTTTTTTCTTGGGATTCAGGCGCAATTCCCATAAAGTTAGTAAGTGAAGCTTGAGGATCTATATCAATTAAAAGAACTCGGTAGTGATGCTTGGTTTTAGCAGGCTTTAATTGTGCTAAGTGATAACCAAGATTAATCGCTAGAGTGGATTTCCCAACTCCACCAGCTTGATTAAATAAACAAATAATAAGGCTCACTAAATTGGCTCACTTATAATTTCGGCTAACTTTTTCTTGAAAACTAGATTATAACGACAACGGAGTAAGCACAGATAATATTTGGCTATCTAAATTTGGACTTTCATAAGCTTATATAGTTGAATCAACTCAAAAGCTTATCATCACTTCGTTTTAAATAAATTAAGCTGGGCTACTCCGCGCTGCTGTCCAACTAGCCACCGTAGTTCTACCACAAAGTTAGATGTATTTCATCAAAATCAAGGTAGAGGGAACGTGCGGTGTCAATTTCTCTTTGTTTCTGAAGATAGTATCTGATGTATTTGGTGCTTCTTCATTACACTAATTTCAGGCAGGCAACTTAGTATTTATGTACTATAATTAACTGATTTCTAGTATTATAATGATGTGCGGCATCTGATGATAAGCAATGTCCACTCCACCGAATCTTTCCCCTCAACAAGTAAGCGCCTTTCCTCAACACGAAACAATCACCGGAGTCGTAGAACGTTTAACTTTTTACTCTGCTGAATCGGGTTACACTGTGGCAAGGCTGACCCGTCCCCGTAGCACCGAACTGACAACAATTGTCGGCAGCTTTGCTAACATCCAGCCAGGGCAGACTTTACAACTAACTGGTTTCTGGCGTGACCATCCACAATTTGGGCCACAGTTCCAAGTCATCAATTATCAAGAAACCAAACCAGCCACTCTTACCGGAATTGAGAAATATTTAGGCAGTGGACTCATAAAAGGTGTTGGGTCAGTAACAGCCAAACGCATCGTAGCTCACTTTGGACTTGAAACGCTCGACATTATCGAAAACCAGATTGAACGACTGATTGAAGTCCAGGGTATTGCCAAAAAGCGGATCACTCTCATCAAAAACGCTTGGTCAACTCAAAAAGCGATCAAAGAAGTTATGGTGTTTCTCCAGGGGCATGGTGTTTCTACCACTTATGCTGTGAAGATTTACAAGCAATATAAGGATGAAGCGATCGCTACTGTTACCAAAAACCCCTACCAGCTAGCAGCCGATATCTACGGTATTGGCTTTCTGACTGCTGACAAGATTGCGAGAAATATCGGAATTGCCCCTGACTCAGAATTTCGTTACCGTGCGGGGATTATCCACTGTTTAAGTGAAGCCGCCGAAGATGGTCACTGTTACCTGCCACAAAGTGAACTGATTGAATCGGTAATCAAACTGCTGGCTACCGAATCTCATCAGCCCACAGAAGAAGCGGTTGCGATCATTATTAAAGATATGGCTCTCGCAGAGGACTTGATTAGAGAGCGGGATGAAGAGAAAACACTACTTTGCTACAAGCCGACTTACTTTCATACGGAACAGAATTTAGCTCAACTGATACGCCAACGCTTGGAAAAACCTGTTGGCACTGACATTGAGCGTGTGCGTGATTGGATTGAGCGCTTTACTGCTAGCCGGAAAATTCAGCTTTCAGAACAGCAACGCCAAGCTGTAGAAACAGCAGCCTACTCCAAAATCATGATTTTGACTGGTGGCCCTGGCGTTGGAAAGACCTTCACAACTCACACCATTGTCAGCCTGTGGAAAGCAATGGGTAAATCTATTGCGTTGGCTGCACCCACTGGACGGGCTGCTCAACGTTTAGGTGAAATGACTGGGCTGGACGCTAAAACTATTCATCGCTTGTTAGAATTTGACCCCCGCTCAAGGGGTTTCAAGCGCGATAGCGAAAATCCTTTGCCCCACACGGCAATTATCGCTGACGAAGCTTCGATGCTTGATTTGTTTCTGGCTTACTCCTTGGTTAAAGCAGTATTGGCTGGCGCTCTACTATTGTTGGTGGGTGACATTGACCAGCTACCATCTGTGGGCCCAGGTCAAATACTTGCTGATTTGATTAATTCTGGTTGCGTGCCAGTAGTGCGGTTAACTCAGGTATTCCGCCAAGCTCAAACAAGTGCAATTATCACTGCTGCTCATCAGATTAATCGAGGAATTTATCCCACGATTGAACCGATTTCTGACAATCCTGTGTCCGATTGTATTTGGCACGGCGGCGGACATCAGCCCGAACATGGTGTACAGGCAATCTGCGAGTTGATTACCGATTTGATTCCCCGCTTAGGTTTTAATCCTGCCACTGATGTGCAAGTGCTTTGCCCGATGACACGGGGAGTAATCGGGACTCGTAACCTGAACACAGTATTGCAGCAGTTGATCAACCCACCCAGCCCGAGCAAGGTGGAGATTAACAGAGGTGGGAATTTGTTGCGCGAGGGCGATCGCATCATCCAGTTGACCAACGACTACAACCGAGAAGTCTTCAACGGCGACTTAGGAATTATCCTCGCTATTGATACTGTCGAGCAGGAAGTTACAGTGCAATATGGTGAGCGGACTGTGGTTTACGATTACGCTGACCTGAATGAAATTGCCCTTGCCTGGAGCATTTCGATTCATAAAAGCCAAGGCTCAGAATATCCGGTGATAGTTCTGCCAATCTATATGCAGCACTATATGATGTTGACCCGGAACCTGTTTTACACTGGTATAACTCGTGCCAAGAAATTAGCGATCGTAGTTGGCGCAAAAAAAGCGATATCTCTGGCAGTGCGCTCTACCGACGACCAACAGCGCTACACAAGGTTAAAGCAGAGGTTACTTCAGGCAGGACTGCATTGATGATATGTTTTGACTATTAAAAATAGAAAATGGCTATAGCGAGTGAAGCCTTTAAATTATATTCCGGATCAGACTGATGTAAGGGAGTGAATATATAAAGAATAGGATTATATTCCCAGATGATTAACCAAATTACCGCCTTAGAATCCTGTTGGCATATTTCTCCTGGGTGGGGTAAGACCATGCCTCCATTAGCAGTGAAAATGTTAGAAAAAGTTTTGTTGCCAATCTCAGACTTGTCAGGTTATTGCTGTGGTGTTGAGTGGTCAGGACAAGAATGGATTTATGCAATTGTTTGCCAGAATGAAACTCTCTACTTAGCTGAACAAGAATTTCATACAACAAATGTACTAAAAAAGTCCACTGTTTCTACTCCAGCTTTTAGATTGGGGGACATAGTTGAGGTTGATTTTGGTGAACGGCCAACACGCCGAATTATTCAAGGAATTTTTAGTCTCAAAGAGAATTGGCTTTATGGGGTAGAGTGGCGCTCTCCAACTTTAGAAGAAGTGTCTGCCCAAAGCAGAACAATATGGCTTGCTGATGTTGATTTAGTTAATGTTAGTGTATAAATATTTTCATTTGATATTCAAGAATAAGGCTATAGGTTACTATCACTCGATCCTCTTGGTTTTGAGTGAGTTTAAGATGTCATACTACCCAGGGAATTTTCCATTGGTTGAGCCACATTTTCAGCATTGTCTACGAGTTGGGGTTCTGCTGCATCTAAAAGTTGTGATACTACAATAGTAGATGTTTCCGTTTTTACCTCGTTTTTCGTTGCCATTAGTCCTGACTGAAAAAATCTTTCTGAGTGTATAGTTTGATTGACCTTGTTATTTAGTATGACTTCTAGGGAATAACATTAGCCACGACGAAACAGAGTTTCGAGATAAACTTGGGAAACACCGCGATCCCCATCAGCATTTTGCAGCAGAAACAGGGAGATAGCTGCGGTAATAAGACGATGTTCATCCCAATCAGGATGTTTTTCTAAGTAGGTATTAAGAGATTGATGTAGCGTTTCGGGAAGAGTAGTAAAGATATTTTGGGTTGAGTTCATATAATAAAAGCTTCAGAAAAAGCAAATCAATAGGGACAACAAGCTAGAGGTGATACAGTGCAAGTACAGTTTCACCCATTCAATGCTAGCCGAACCACTGGCACTAACAACTGAATAGTTTTATACAGTTGATGCTCAAAATGGAACAGGCGGCAAAGGCTAGTGGATTTATTTTGTGCTGATTGGCTTAGTTTGTCAATGTTGCAAAATATTAAAGAGAAATATAGAAAAAATAAATAATTACGTGAAAGCTAATGTTAGAAGTAGGTTTGGTTTACGTTACGTAATAATAACTCAGTAAAGCAGACTGATTGCTACAGACATGACAAAATACCCATTGGGTGAACAGAAGCTGATTATCTTGTAAAACAACAGTGGAAAACAGCAGAAATAGCTGTGGAAAGTCTGTGGAATCTGCCAGGAAAAGTAGAGGTAATGATAAGAATTGCAAAAAGTTGAGATTTGTAATCTCTGCCGTTGCAGTGTAATATCAGCCTCAGTATTCCGAAGGAGCTAATCATGAGAGGATGGGTAAACGATCCACATTCAGGAGGGGTAAAAATCCCGGAGCAAGTCAAACAGAGAACAAAGCAACGAATATTAGCTTATGCAGAGAAGCATTACGCAGGGAAATACATACGTATTGATGTCCGTTTTAAGGGATATTTCTGTTACATAGATGCTTATAAAGAACCATTTTTACCAGACAATGATGACCTATCAATGTTTAAAATAACACGCTCAGAATATATAGAGAGAGCGAAGAATACACCAATTCATCTGTGTCGATTGCGGTACAAAGGGAATGAAGAGAAATGGACAAAGGCTTTTTACACCTATAGTAATGAAAAGTACGAACCTAGCGTATTTAACAATGGTACTTTTTATGGGACACCAGAAGAGGCATTTCAGAGTTCAGCATTGTATTTAGATTAATCAAATTTCGACAGCTTTCATGATTTTTGAGATAGAAATATAAAATTGTTTGGCTAATAAAAAAAAGTAACAATATCGCTCAATATGTCTGAATTGTATACGTTTCAACCTTTACCGCTTATTAATCCTAGCTTGGATATTAGTGAGAATCACTACTGGAATTACCATAATATCAAGGAACTAATTAGTTGTAAAAAGCCTTTGACGGCATCTGTTGATGAAGATTTATTTATTGCTGTGCATCAAATGTGTGAACTTGCTTTTCACCAAATGATTATTGATATGGAACGAGTTTTGAAGACTTTAGCACAAGCACTACAAGATGGAACTGATCCGATCATTGGCAATACGGCAGAGGTATGCTATTTCTTTCGTCGCATCCTGCGTCTTTACGAAGTTGTAAATACAATATTCAATCAGCACATCCTTCACCACTTTCTGCTCACAATGGTTTTTTTGGTAGCAAGCCCTTTTCAGCTATTAATTCTGCATTAATTTCTTATGGACAACCAGAAATTAATTGGCAAATACCAAATATTTAAAAAATAAATACTTTATTAAAGATAAAGAAAACTATGAGCGAGTACCAGTATTACGAATTCCAGGCATTAGACCGACCATTAACTGCATCAGAACAAGCATATATAAGTAGTCTATCTAGTCGAGTACAACTGAGTGCAACAAACGCAATTTTTACCTACAGCTATGGAGACTTTCGAGGTGAACCCAAGGAAGTTTTAGAAAAGTGTTTCGACATCATGTTATACATGGCGAATTGGGGGACGCGACAATTAATGTTTCGTTTCCCTAAAACTGTGGTTGCTTCATCAGTTTTTGAGCCTTATTGTGTAGCTGATAAAATTACTGTATCAAGGAGCAAAAACTATGTAATTGTGGATATTAGTATCCAGGACGAAGAATATGGAGATTGGATAGAAGGGGAGGGATGGCTAGCACAATTAGTGCAGTTGCGTGATGATATTTTGCAAGGAGATTATCGAGTTTTATACCTGGCTTGGTTAAAAGCAGCTTCAATAGCAATTGAAGAAGGGGAAGATGAAGAAGATTTAGTTGAACCACCTGTCCCAGCCAACTTGAAAAAACTACCTGCTGCAATTGAGACTTTTACGGAGTTATTTGATATTGACCAGGATTTAATTGCATCGGCATCTCAAGTAAGTATTGATAAAAAAGAAAATACTGAACCCATAAAAGAGTGGATTACAGCTTTGTCATCAGAGGAAAAAGACTATTTTCTTTTGAAAGTGGCAACAGGTGAAATTAATGTTGGAATACAACTTGTAAACCGACTGCGAGAACTATTTAAAATTCCCAAAAGTGATAGTAATTATGATACTCACAGACGCTCATTCTCCCAGCTACTAGAAAATGCTAATGAGCAAATGCAACAGCGTCAGCAACGAGAAAAATTAGCAGCACAACAGGAAAAAATCCGAAAGTTAGAAGTTCTAGCTAAAAATCAAGATAAAGTATGGTCAGATATATATAAGTTACTTGAATTCAAGCAATCCAAAACTTATGACCAAGCAGTTGCACATCTAGTTGACTTACGGGAATTGGCTGAATATCAAGGAAAGCTAGAGGAGTTCAAAGTTTCTATTAAGCAGATGCAAAAAAATTATAGCACCCGGACTGGATTGCTATCGCGCCTGAAAAAAGTTGGATTATTGTAAATTCTCTAAGTGTACAATTTTTCTTTTCTGACATGGTGATGCTGATTACCATTTTATTTTACATTCATGGTATGAAGCCCCTATTTTTAAATAGGTAGAAAAAAAAAAGAAGATTTTTAAGGCACGTAGTGTGATAACTTAGCAGTGCGGAGCCGGAGCCGCTCCGCCTCCGGCTCATATTTGAAACAAGAGCTTTTAAGTTACTTATTCCCTTTCCCATTTCCCTTTCTTCACACTCTTGTTTGAGCGAAAAATAAGCTGATGTATCTAATAAATACATCAGCTTTTGACTTATCCCAAGATTTCAATCACAGCCGCGAGAATAGCTGGTGCTTTGTCTGAAACCGGAATGAATACCCGCTTTTGCCAGTTGATGATCTCGGTGAAGCAACCCACAGCTAAGAGTCGCTCTGCCAGTGAGATAGCATTAACCAGTTCTATGCGAGGTTCACCAGCAATGAAAGAACGTCGCAAGGTTACGCCACCCGGTAACTGCTGGGAATAGCCTTCGTTTAGCACTAAAGAGACTAACTCCTGTGGGCTTAACAGCTTATCCTTCAGTCCGAGTTGTTCAGCCACCGACTTAATATCATTAGCATTCACCACCCGACCGAGAATCTTTTGTCCATCGCTGGTTTGCAAGCGGAATACTCGACTATTCTGCTGTGGTAGGATTTTCCAGATGGGTAGGAGAATACCAGTTACCAAATGCAGGTAATCGGTTGTGAACTTGGGTAATTCGTCTACTTCTGTAGACCATGCAGCAGTAAACGCATCAATAGAAACTTGCCCCCATGTGGAAGATTCCAAGTCTTGGATTGGTAGGCGAGTTTCTTTCTGTGGGCGAATCAGCAAAACTCTTGGGACAATTCCACCCTCAGAGTCGAATAGACTGTGAGTTGGAATTGTTATCGCCGCACGACCTTTCTCATTCACCATGAATTGCCCTTGGTACTTGGCAGCAAACTCAACCATCTCAATATCCGTTTTGATGTTGTTCTTCTGAACTCGCTCAATTTTGAGGTAGTTGGTGACGCTACCTGTGGCAGGGTGTGTATAAACTGCTTCCTGGCTTTCGATGGTAAAACGTTCAGCCCGGAGTGTCTCTACACCCATCTCATAGACCCCTGCCGCGATCGCTGCTTCAATCTGCTGGCTCAAGAGTAATTCAAACCTCTCGAAAATCACGTTTTGCATATCAATTCGTAGAGCCAGTAGTCGATTGAGGAATTGCCGCAATGGGGGCAAGTCGATTTTCATCCCGCCTTCGTTAGAGGTTAAGCTAAGTCCCGTCATTTGCTCGAACTTTCCTAAAGGCACTTCATAAAATCGACCTTGGTATATTTGTCTGAATAACTCATACAGGGCGTGTTCTGCATAGTTAGACTCCAGATTATCCTTAGCCTCAAAGATCCCATTGCCACCTGTTTGGCGTTGACCACGAGTAAGAGCGCCCAAGCTATCCAGCCTTCGGGCAATAGTGCTGATGAATCGGCGTTCACCTATAACGTTCGTCGTGACTGGTCTGAACACGGGCGCAGATGCTTGGTTGGTTCTGTGCGATCGCCCCAACCCCTGGATTGCATTGTCTGCTCTCCAGCCGGCTTCAAGCAGGTAGTGCGATCGCCGCCGCCGATTCACAGCGTTGAGGTCAGCATGGTAACTGCGACCAGTACCACCAGCATCAGAGAAGATGAGAATTTGTTTCTCGTCCGCCATGAATGCAGCAGTTTCAGCAATGTTAGCGCCGGAACCACGCGAATCAACGAATAAACGTCCAGATTCATCTTTTAACACCCGTTTGCTACGACCAGTAACTTCAGCCACTTGCTTGTTACCGAAGTGCCACAGCAATTGTTCTAATGCACCAGGGATTGGGTCAAGACTTGCTAACTTATCGACTAAGGCATCTCTCAAAGCTACGGCTTCAATAGAAATAACTGGAGAGCCATCGGCATCAAAGACTGGCTCGGATCTTTCTTCTCCATCAACGCCAGAATGGATGGAATGAAGATGAATGGGGAAAGCACTCATCAAGTAGTCCATCACATATTCGCGTGGAGTTAGGTCAAGATTGAGATCCTTCCATTCGGAAGCAGGAACTTCATCAAGTCGTCGTTTCAAAAGTTCTTCATTAGTCGAAACTATTTGAATGACAATTGCAAGACCTTGGGCTAGATCCTGCTCAATCGCTTTAATTAACTGCGGACATTTCATGCCAGTCAACAGATGATTGAAGAATCTTTGCTTATGCGACTCGAACTGAGACACTGCGCTCATCTTCGCAGCACGGTTGTAAGTCTTGTCACCAGAGATATTACAAGCTTCCAGGGCTTTATCTAAATTATGGTGAATAACACCAAAAGCATCGGAGTAGCTGTTATAACTCCGTTCCTGCGTGGGCGTTAACTCAATTTCTAGAGTCTGATACTCCACCCCCTCAAACGAGAGACTCCGCGCCAGATATAGTCCCAAAGCCTTGAGATCCCTGGCTACGACTTCCATCGCGGCGATACCACCGCCCTCAATGGATTCCACAAAATCCTCACGGGAGGTAAATGGGAAATCTCCAGTCTGCCAAAGTCCCAGACGATTGGCGTATGAGAGATTCGAGACTTTAGTTGCACCAGTAGCAGAAACGTAGATAACCCGTGCTGAGGGCAGTGCGTTTTGCAACCTCAGCCCAACAATGCCTTGCTGGGATGCTGCAACCATGCCAAGTTTGCCCTCTTGAGCCATTGCGTTACCCATCGCGTGGCACTCGTCATAGGCGATCGCTCCCTCAAAATCCTTACCTGCCCATTCAACAATTTGCTTGAGCCGACTTTTACCGTTATGAAGAGAACGTAGAGTTGAGTACGTGCAGAACAGAATGCCTTGGGTGAAGGGTATTGGATCGCCAAGCTTAATGTTGCTCAGGTCGATGATGTCGCGCTCAGTACCACCCAGCGCACACCAATCTCTACGGGCATCTTCAATTAAGGCAGAACTTTTGGATACCCAGATTGCTTTTCTTCGTTCCTGACACCAGTTGTCGAGGATGATTCCTGCACATTGTCTTCCTTTCCCCGCGCCTGTCCCATCGCCTAAGAACCAGCCACGACGAAATTTTATGGCATTTTCTTCGCCAGTTGCCGCTACAGTCACATTATCCCATGAATCATCGACAATATAAGACCCAGAAAGAAATTCACCGTGCGCCTGACCTGCGTAAATAACGCTTTCGAGTTGTGCTTCAGATAACAATCCTTGTGAGACAATGTTTCGCGGGAGATGCGGTTTGTAAGTGGGTGGTGGTGGCGAGACAAGCGCTAGGGCTGCACTCTCACAGAGTAGCGAGGGATGAGGTAAAGCATCTTTAATTCTGATTCGTTGTGGGCGATAGGTTTCATATAAAGTATCTTTGAGTCCTTCTGTAGCAGACCATTCGATAACCTCATACTCCAACACTACTATGTCGTCTGGAAGAAAGGAAACAGTTTCTGGTTGTGCAACTGTAGTACGTTTTGGCAATTGAACAACTTTTGCTCTCGCAGCAGCTTTGATATCTGAGCGTTCCCACGAAGACCTCTGTGGCAATTGCTCAATCAACGCCAGTATTTCAGGCAGATCCAAAGTTTCAGTAATACAAGGGATTTCGTTGGAGTCAGCCGGAACTTTGTCGATCACTGTAATCCGAGTGTCGATTTGTGTACCATGCTTTGAGTACACCTTGCCGTTAATCCCAACAGATAGTAGAACTCGCGCAAAATCCTGCCACTTAACAAAAGTCTCTCGCCAGCTTGGGTTAGCCGGAGAAAACCAGTTGGCTGTGATTGTTACCAGCCGTCCACCGTCAGCCAGTCTTTGCAATGCCGAGTTGATGTGGCTCTTAGTTGCGTCGGGGTTGCGACTGTTGATTTTGGGAGATGCAGAGAAAGGTGGATTCATCAGCACAACTGAGGGCTGAGTCTTGCCAACCAGATAGTCGTTAATCTGTTCCGCGTTTACTGAGAATAGCGGTGTACCTGGAAACAACCGACGCAGAATCTTACTTCTATCGGGTGCAAGCTCGTTGAGCATCAGACTTGCACTGTGCAATTTAGCCATTTGTGCCAATAGACCAGTTCCGGCACTTGGCTCCAGAATCAAATCAGTAGCTTGTATAAATCCTGCTTTGGCTACCAGAAATGATAGCGGCAGAGGGGTGGAGAATTGCTGAAGCTGTACTGATTCTTCACTACGGCGAGTATGCGTCGGACAAAGGGCTGTTAATTCTTCTAATTGTTGCACAACCACTTGAGGTTGTTGTGATAAAATCTTAATTCCCAGATGACGCAGATATAATATTTGCGCTACTTCCACAGCTTCGTAAGCGTCTTTCCACTGCCATGCACCAGACGCGGCAGTGCCTAGAAAGTAGCGATTCATCTGGGAAGAAACAGTTTTCGTAGAGAGAGGGCGATTATCTATTAAAACTTTTGCAAGCTCTTGGGCAACATTAATAACTGACTGCCCATAATCGATTACTGTTTGCAAATCGAATAAAGAACCTTGAGTGAAAAGTTGCTGTACCATTGCATCACTCACAATATTATTTTTTCACTTTTGCTATGGCGAAGCCTTTCTCTTATTAATAAATGAGGCAAGCAATTGCCTCATTTAAACTTTTGAACCTTCAGATATTTATTCTTCGGTGATCGGACGAGAATTAAAAAGCGAATTAGCCAGCTTTACGCGGTCTACCTGGCTTGCGTTTGCCTGAAGAATTTACATGAGCCTTTTTAGTTTTCGGTGACTTGTTGGCAGTATTGTTAGCTTTATTTGAACGAGTAGTACGTTTTGGTTGTGGTGAAATTTCTTCAACTGGAGGCAGCAATCTCAATGTAGGGAATGAGAGAATAACTGCTTCGTTACTGGTACAATGAATGACT
This window contains:
- a CDS encoding strawberry notch family protein, with amino-acid sequence MVQQLFTQGSLFDLQTVIDYGQSVINVAQELAKVLIDNRPLSTKTVSSQMNRYFLGTAASGAWQWKDAYEAVEVAQILYLRHLGIKILSQQPQVVVQQLEELTALCPTHTRRSEESVQLQQFSTPLPLSFLVAKAGFIQATDLILEPSAGTGLLAQMAKLHSASLMLNELAPDRSKILRRLFPGTPLFSVNAEQINDYLVGKTQPSVVLMNPPFSASPKINSRNPDATKSHINSALQRLADGGRLVTITANWFSPANPSWRETFVKWQDFARVLLSVGINGKVYSKHGTQIDTRITVIDKVPADSNEIPCITETLDLPEILALIEQLPQRSSWERSDIKAAARAKVVQLPKRTTVAQPETVSFLPDDIVVLEYEVIEWSATEGLKDTLYETYRPQRIRIKDALPHPSLLCESAALALVSPPPPTYKPHLPRNIVSQGLLSEAQLESVIYAGQAHGEFLSGSYIVDDSWDNVTVAATGEENAIKFRRGWFLGDGTGAGKGRQCAGIILDNWCQERRKAIWVSKSSALIEDARRDWCALGGTERDIIDLSNIKLGDPIPFTQGILFCTYSTLRSLHNGKSRLKQIVEWAGKDFEGAIAYDECHAMGNAMAQEGKLGMVAASQQGIVGLRLQNALPSARVIYVSATGATKVSNLSYANRLGLWQTGDFPFTSREDFVESIEGGGIAAMEVVARDLKALGLYLARSLSFEGVEYQTLEIELTPTQERSYNSYSDAFGVIHHNLDKALEACNISGDKTYNRAAKMSAVSQFESHKQRFFNHLLTGMKCPQLIKAIEQDLAQGLAIVIQIVSTNEELLKRRLDEVPASEWKDLNLDLTPREYVMDYLMSAFPIHLHSIHSGVDGEERSEPVFDADGSPVISIEAVALRDALVDKLASLDPIPGALEQLLWHFGNKQVAEVTGRSKRVLKDESGRLFVDSRGSGANIAETAAFMADEKQILIFSDAGGTGRSYHADLNAVNRRRRSHYLLEAGWRADNAIQGLGRSHRTNQASAPVFRPVTTNVIGERRFISTIARRLDSLGALTRGQRQTGGNGIFEAKDNLESNYAEHALYELFRQIYQGRFYEVPLGKFEQMTGLSLTSNEGGMKIDLPPLRQFLNRLLALRIDMQNVIFERFELLLSQQIEAAIAAGVYEMGVETLRAERFTIESQEAVYTHPATGSVTNYLKIERVQKNNIKTDIEMVEFAAKYQGQFMVNEKGRAAITIPTHSLFDSEGGIVPRVLLIRPQKETRLPIQDLESSTWGQVSIDAFTAAWSTEVDELPKFTTDYLHLVTGILLPIWKILPQQNSRVFRLQTSDGQKILGRVVNANDIKSVAEQLGLKDKLLSPQELVSLVLNEGYSQQLPGGVTLRRSFIAGEPRIELVNAISLAERLLAVGCFTEIINWQKRVFIPVSDKAPAILAAVIEILG